A window of Benincasa hispida cultivar B227 chromosome 9, ASM972705v1, whole genome shotgun sequence genomic DNA:
CAATCGGCTCCCCTTCAGCCGCGCTCCATGACCCAGACTAGATCCGCCGCacctatacttttttttttagtcgtTGATGCAGCCGTGGTCTGCATAGTTCATTGCGGATGATGGTGGGCTTTGGCTCGTCACCGAAGTTGAGATGGTGTGTGAAATGGGGAGAGAGTAGAGGGTGTGAGGAAAAAGATGGGGGGCGAATGTGtgtgtaaagaaaaaaaaaatgtagggcttttctttctttctttcttcttttttcctttcttcctttcttcctttttgttttttcttcttttcctcttttcttcttttttttttttaaaaataattttttttatgtgcgactgaacttaaatttctttaagttgcctatgtactttttataatgatagggatcaagtcgtaacgtagttcgtacaattttttttagaggGGGCTCACATTTTAAGATCATGCGGACTAGGAGCATCATGCAGttgctcttatttcatcatggttttgatcatcctcttcatttgtaggattcattaatatgatgagttttggcttcactatcaagaAACCTTCTGTACATATGTGAACAGAAAAATTTCTCTTCATGCGTGAAAggacacgactgtgaatcttttcgccattgttttcttcatggaatgatgtcgccttcaagattttcatccttcctttatgttgatcgcttgttgtcttgagaTGATCAAAAGCAGATGCTGAAGGTTGATCTctctttgatgtggatatacttagccttttgaaggctgaagtttGAGTAGAAGTAGTTGTTagacattggtcttcttctcctaccgtggccatgctcaatctttgaaagattgaagatcgagcacttgaagacttaatacgatcgaagacaaaagttctttgcttcatttcttctgagtCATTGACTTTTTCgacagttatatgattgttgtcgacttccactataccgacagtgtgacatgcaataacttcttaTACTTTTTATGGATGCATATTGAGAAAGTTTCTTGGGATAAATTCTGCCAAAGTTGTCGGCCGTCGGAATCGAGGAAAGTCcttgttttctttcttagcaggcttaggcttccatgtCATATTTTTGCCtttatttttatgagtcttgttccttcttctatgGCTTCGATAGACacgcgactctttttgggtggagtttggtTGTCTTCTTTTTCGACGAGTCACAACTATCCACTATTTGTTGTCATCTTAACAAGCTCATCTTTCTTTCTGGAATTTGTTGTCTGAATCTCTTGCTGGAACCGAACAAATATAGGCTCGAAGGTTCAAAACTGGATCAGgctttgtctttgagcatgggacacggacagtgttggaacacttgaagtcgCCGCTACTGTGCGTGATTTGTCTaagctacttcatccaaatctagctcaatcttcttttcacgagccaactttAGAATTCGTTCTTTCAGTAcgaagcacctttcaactgggtgactaacGACTCGATGATACTTatagtagttaggatcatctacttttctTGCTTGTTCCGACCGCTTGCATTCTAACAGCTGAATAAGTTACTTCTCTTGCagttgctccaacatatctGCCACATCAGAGTCAGAGAATGGATAAACATTCTCttgtctttctttaagagttggatgactcttctcgccctcattgtgccttctttcaaattttatttgttttcctttggaggaaaatttcagcgGGGTCACATGAATGACCATATATTCTTTTGTGGCATTATCCATgatcttttcagtgcccttggcttcattcttgtatttttttcccttcagggactaggaaatctttagttcctcTGTTGGCGATGctcagctccatatcatgagTGCGTGTTGCTAACTCCTCAAACGTACAAGGTTTTATCCCTGAATGTAGAGAAGCTCCCAGTGcatgccttgagtgcacatctccactgcagataattcagtgaatctatctttgcaatccagacttaaagctctccatcagttgatgtaatcgatgactGTCTTTCCCTTCCACTGTTTGGTATTCGTCAACTCCATCATGCTAACAATGCGCCTTATATTGTAGAAGTGATTTAGGAACTCCTTTTCTAGttgttcccaactgtcaatcacttatggctccaaatcagtataccaatcgaaaacatttcctttcaaggtacggacgaactgcttgactagtTGGTCTCCTCTGGTTCCTGCATTTTCACAGGTTTTTATAGTTGGAGATTGACTCGACTCAGTGGTTTCTCGAGTCTGTATTTGATGTCTTAAAGCAGcaatttcatgatctcgctcttcaacaacttttgttaggaaatttatcttcctttccatctctgccatggcTGACTCAACCATTATGTCAGTCACCATGATAGATACTACATCAAAGTACGATTCTTTATCTGATGGATCAATAGAAAAAACATAGCCGtcgaacaagggattttctctaataatGATCCCACCTTTAGTAGATTCCATTAGTTTTTCCATGAAGATAGAGCTTATGTAAGTATCGCTTGCGATGTTAGCTTTGAATacaactttctttggtgccatttgtagGTTTATTGATTTGgatgacgagagagagatgagaggtagagaggtcccatcaggcgtgccaatttgttcgNCAATCGAAaacatttcctttcaaggtacggacgaactgcttgactagttggtctcctctggttcctgcattttcacaggtttcggtgaagtgtgcaacatgttgttttggattgccctttccatcgaactaCTGAAACTTTTGAGGTTGATACCTAACTGGTATTctcaggttgtcgattctcttggtgtatggCTTAGAGTATATAAAGGAAGTTTGCAACGGTTCTTCGTACtgagctcttatggagtttgtgatcATTTCCTGTAGCTGTTGAACTGACGGGGAGGCAACAGAGGTAGATTGTGGTGGCTGACTTTCCTGCAAGACAGTCTTCCCTTTGTTGTAGCTGGAGATTGACTTGACTCAGTAGTATCTTGAGCCTGTATTTGATCTTTAAAGCAgtgatttcatgatctcgctcctctACAACCTTCATTAGAAGATTTATCTTTAcctccatctctgccatggtcGACTCAATCGTTACGTCAGTCCTCATGACATACACTACGTCaaaatgtgattctttctctgatagatcagtagcagaagcatagttttcaaacaagggattttctctgatGACGATCCCGCCTTTAGGAAATTCCATCAATTGGTCCCAGATTTCCTCCGTGATGATAGAGCTTATGTAAGTGTTGCTTGCGACGGTAgctttggatgcaactttctttaGTGCCATTTGTAGATTTGTTGACTCGGATGACGAGAGAGATATGAGAGGTAAAGAGGTCCCACCGGACGTGCCAATTtattcgcacgagatttcaagagaaatttatttcgtggaacttgaactttgtatttgtattaattttgtggaaagtgagtacaatctccaatatataatattttgatgctttcaaaataaactatagtctttaagctTGTTTATCTTATTAGATGATAGACCTTTgagcttgatgatctttttggatgatcggcctttgggcttgttaatcttcttggatgatcggccttcgaGCTTGTTGATATTCTTGGAGGATTATTGTTCGTatgaggcttccggagaaacttatttcgtggagttgaacttgagttggtgttgatgttgaggttgatttgatgcgatgtggttcaatctctagtacttgatcttctgattctctctcgattAGGTGGATGTGCTTAACTTGAGGAAGAAAAATACCgtacgttcttgaagtagaagtctcaGAAGagtgcttgtatcttcaaaggacttcagtcttcagaatgctcgtatctccaaaggacttcagCCTTCAAGTCAGATTGCTTGAATCTTCAAAGGATTCCGGTcttcagaactttgatatgtcttctgatctttagAGCTTTAGTGTCTTTTGATCTTCAGAGTTTTGATATGTCttttgatcttcagagctttagtgtCTTCTGATCCTCATAGCTTTGGAGGAGTTATGTTCTTCAGAGCTTTGGAGCTTCTTACTTCAGATCTTCAGAGAGATTTTGCTTTCAATTCCTTCTACCCCTAAAATGAAGAGATAAAACCTatatttatagaggtttctcAGAGGCTTTATATGGGCTTGGGTTTAAACTTCAATTTGGCCCAAATtttcacaatgggcttgaaTTTGGGTTGGGCCGACGGACTTTAATTACTCGACCCGAtctaacttataattttttcaatagGCTCGGGCTTTCATTAATGatgtggcaacttgtgatttGCCGAAATTtatcattcaacacatgcatcatGCTAATTAAGTTATGCTCGTTTTGACTATAACCTAAATTTCAGGAGTTATAGTGTATATAATTTAagtaaattttaacataaataGAGGTGCCAAGAATTTTGATTCATTCTCCCGATACTTGTAATATCTTATCTAAAATAATCGATAAATTTAAAGATGGtaatacaacttaattaaagaattttaaCCCGTACATATTTAATCCAATAGACATGTCAGTATGAACATGACTCCATTGTCATCTAGTGTGTTTTCGgatgcttttcttctttttgaacttGCTATTTgctcgttttttttttccattgtcCCTAGCTGTGGgggttttggtttcttttctcTGGCTTCCTCTTGGGTGGTTTGAGGTTTTTTTGTGTTTATGTTTGGATTTTATCTTGTTGGCTTTGTTTGTGTATTGTTGTCCCGTCTTTACTTGTGTTTTGTTGTTTTGATGCTTTGATCTCAGGCTGTGAGATCCCTTTTGTTGTTATAAAATAGTATCATCTATTCTAAAAAAACATTACTCCATTGTCATAAAACCTAACCTTTCATTGCAGGTTTAAATCTCTCCTTCCACACATATTTGAACTAAAAAACCAAATACACATGAAATATTGAATTTCATTTGTTCAAGATTTCATTTCTattaatatatcttttttttttcttccgtTAACATTTCTTCACACATTTATCAGGAATcatatcaattttaaacaaactggggaaagaacaaaaaaaaaaaaagaaaaaaaagaaaaaaagaaaaagaaaaagaaaaagaaaatataactttagaatttaaaacatttaaaaagcAAAATAAGACAACAAAGTATAAAAGCCAAATAGTTGAGAAGAGTAATTTTCTCAAAGCCTTAACAATATAGGAATGACTGAGACCAACATAGTTTATggattatatatttattctctctttaatctacaaaatacaaatcttTAATCATTCTCATCTATTGCACTAAAACACCAAAATGTGGGGATgaaatgaaaattcaaaattttgcaGTTTGATGTAAGATGTATATCTGTTTGGATTGgccataaaaataatattaaaaaaattatattttgactCGAGAAATAAAAGTAGGTATAAAACTAGGTAAAACAACTCAAATTCGTTCATACAAAGTGTAAATtggttgaaaatttgaaattttactcGTATTCAAATTCGAgtattgagaaaagaaaaatgtcatCGATTGAGATACCCAATCATATTTAAAAGGCTGTTAAAGATTCGAAttttaaatactcatttttattAATGATGAAAATTATGTACATTTGTATAGATGAACATCGATCGGTCAGAGTCGGTTTCCGATCAAATCACCACCGAACCGACTATGGACAGTTTACTAAATATTCAAATCGACCTTGACTGTCGAGGAGTAAAATTCGATCTATCGATTAGTTATTGGTCAGTTTTATTAtctgacctttttttttttgaaatttttcaaaatcaacacCGATCGATTGTACTATTTTTCGGTCGATCGGTTCAGTTTTTTCAATCTATTATGTTCAAATAGAcgataaaaatataacatttaaaagctctaattttttaattaaagaaataaaaatagctATGAAGCCAGGTCAAatgattgtttttttcttttttttttttaaaaaaaaggttgaaaatttggaaattgtacgtatttaaaatttagagtgtTGAAGAAAGAGAAAACGCCACCGGCAAAGGCACCCACTGGTGGACTATGTTGACAAAAAAGGACAGAAAGTAGGAGGCAAGTGGGGCCCCCGCTCCCATGTGAACCGGTTGCTAGCCGTCcgatttcttttcattttactAATCCGAAACCAATCGTCCGCGTTCCGTCCCCACTTCCAACGTTCgactcattttcatttttccatttaaattataaaaatacctttaatctttattatttattttcaaaatatccatatacttttaaattttttaatgttaCCTATGAACCTCTATAagctttttaaaactatttttatccTCCATTTAAATTCAAGaaagtataaaaaataattttaaatattttaaataataattttaaattaattatttttttggaacgacaaagatttgaaaataatgtattttaacttttttatttggATGATAACcgaaaaggaaaataaagttaagaatttattataagttttatgatgtgttaatttgaaaattagaatttgacaAGGTTaattgagtaatttatttttatatttattaaatcctacaaaattgtagcattttagttaggattttttttgtctttttaatcaaatagattttgaaatcactttaaattttaaaatcattataTTTTCTACACCAAGCATTAGAATCCATTTGAAATCTATTATGCATTGAAATCTCTCAAAATCATGGATTTTAAACCAATCATTAAAGtagaattatttaaaacttagaaagaaaaattgaaacacAAAATGACAATAATGAACATAAATTCTAATCACCATACATTTGATAATGGTCAATGTCATATTgttccaaattttgttttttttatcttatttgttaattatttttttttaatttttaaaaatttaaaacctaTTTACTCACAttattcttataataatttacaatttttaaatataataattaaatttttagtctatttctaaaaatttatatatatatatattttaaaatttcaaaatttagtttgatttttaaaaattaggaaagatttaatattaaaaaattaaaactaaaaatcaaaccGTTACCAACTTAGTTTGGTagcatttatgaaaatttagagataatAGTGTAATTCTAACAAAATACGTAGGACGTTTTTGAAATaggataaaaataaaagtttatgatactttattataatttagcgtaattttttattttaaaaagaaaacaaaaacccaGGTGCCACGTATGCTGTCCGTTGCCTTTTTCACGGCGCCCACTTCAAGTACGTGCCTCTTTAATTTCGGtctaattaatgaattatttacaaaaaaaaaaaaaaaaaaactcacacaATAACATGGCGTCGTTTCACTTaatgtcaatttttttaaaaaaatatgaaaagatggaatctaaactaaaaaaggaaaaaagaaaagaaaaaaagctcGCGATGGAGTACCACCATAAGCAGTAGCCCCTTGGTTTCCAGTGGGTTTCAGAGCTTAAAAAAGCTTGCTGTGGAAGCAAACTTTTTTTCCTcgattttttcttcaaatctcgtACTCATTTGTGTTCTTTCTCGATCTTCTCTCTCTATTTCTTTCAATCTGTGTGATTTACCGAGCGGCATTGCCTTTTTTGTCGACATTTTTCGTGCAGCGAGCTCTGCGCCTTTGATTCTAGTGTGAGTTCGTGGTAATTTCTGATGAGGATTTTAGCTTGAGCTGTAGTAGAATCGTCATTGATTTGATTTTGGCGGTTGCACCATTCGGAAACTGAACAGGAGGTGGTAGAATGTTTACCGAAGGACTCGATAAAAGTGCCCTTCGATGGGTTCGCGAGGTTTTGTTCTGTTGCAATCAATATTAtttctattgttattttttgAAATCTCTTTTTGTGATTCTTCTTGCTTGTTTTCATACTTTTGAGTTCTGAGTGCGGAAATTTCTGCAATTAgttgatttcttaaaattttgagtttatatttatatttttggtttaatttgacaGAAGGATGACACATTTAGTACTTCAAATTTGAGGTATCGAGCCGATCCGATTGCCGGCGTCGGAGTGGGTACTGGAGCAAGGGGTTTTGGATTGCCACCGCCGTCGAACTTTAGAAGTGGGCACTTGCCGGCGAGTGCCATTCCGGTCTCGAGAGCCATTTCTGGTCGTGTGGACGATAGTGCTTCTGCTTCAGAGAATGACATGTCTACTGATTCTGAAGAGGATGTTTATGGGGTTAGATATTCCTTAGACTCATCTCCCCAACACAACAGAGTTCCAAATCGTTCTACTTATAGATATGGAAATTCCTTGCAAGGAAGATCGAATAATGGCAGTGATTACTTTTTCTCTGATGTTAGTTCGTCGAGGGAAACGTTGGTTGGTGGTCATAGGCAAATGGCTGATAGGATGACCAGTAAAAATGGGAGGTACCCAACTAAGCAAAATGGTTTTACAGAAGACGATTCTTCGGATTCTGCTGCTAGTTCTGAATTTTCTACAACACAAGTGGGGGGAAGTATTAATGGGGCTATGCCCAGGAATAGAACTTCCATGGCATCAGAGGGATACTCGTCAAGCCTGCCATCACGTGTGAATGTGGGAAATGCACCTAAAAAGGTTTACATTTCTTTGAAACTAAGCTTGTGAGGCACGAGAAGTGATTTTGGCGATTTCTGTATAAATGTGTATGTTGCTTGAAATGAGCTCAAAGTTCTGTTgcttgaaacaaatttcattatgAGAAATAGAGAATTAGGAGGGTACATAGACCTCCGCAGTAATCCGGTCTCGAGTCCAGCATATCTGAATGCCCATTCTTTGACATTCGCACCGATGTGTTTTTGTAGGTTTTCTTTGATTTCTATTCTTAAGAACTGGAGCAGTCTTTTGTAATCTTGTTGTTCTTGTTTTGGTTGCTCTTTTGTTTGGGCTGTTTTTCCAACACTCGTCTTAATGAAAGTTGGTACCTTATAATATAAAGCCTAGTAGAAAGGGAGATGCACCATTTTCATAGTCAAATGCTGCTTCTGGGGGTGTAAGGAATGTCCTGGTAGTGAGGCTAACAAATAGACTTCCCCTCCTCcgtttttctaaattattacTATAATTTGTTGCTGTTTGAAACCACTCTCCAACATATTTTGTCTTCAATCTCTGTATGTGCTGACTTAGTCGTTCTGCAGGATTTACAGAATGGAAGGTTTTCTGATGACGATGACGAAGATGACATTCCCAGTGCCCCTCCTTTTTTTGCTTCATCGCAGGAAATTAAACAATGTGCTGAAAAAAGTCAAGATGTGAAGTTTGATGGCACACGTGATCATAAAGCTCCATCTGGAGTTGCAGTGCCGCAAGGAAATAAGAGCAGTGACCAGTTTGTCAGGTTGGTTTATGTATTTAATATCTTTTTCAAAAGAATTTTCCCCTTAAACTGTCTAAAAAAATATCTGTTTTACAGCCGTCTTTGTTATCCATAAACAAATCTGAATTGTGCCTTTTCCTTTCATGTTGACATCGATTCATTGTtataacttattgtttattCTAGAAGTTGGGATGTGATGTATTATCATCTCCTTGCTCTTTTTGCAGACCAGTGAATTCGGAAGCTGCGGGCAGTTCTGGATCGGCTCGCCTCCCCACATTTAATGCAAGGTTTTGCCAACTAAACTGTCTAGGTTTTATTATCGATGACAGACTATCTTCATTTAGTTTTCTTATGGGGTTTTTAATTCCAATATCTCAGTGCTTTAGGGCCTTGGCATGCAGTCATAGCATATGATGCATGCGTGCGATTATGTCTTCATGCTTGGGCAATGGAAAATATGGAAGCCCCGATGTTTTTGGAAAATGAATGTGCAGTATTACGAGATGCATTTGGGTAGGCTCATTCTCTTTTCATTTGGCTTCGTACAATTTTTCCACTATATGCCATGCAAATAATCTTGAGTTAAAAAGTTGCACTTCATTGCCTTTACCAATTTACACCTCCATCCATATGATGCAGTTTACGGCAAATACTCTTACAGTCAGAGGATGAATTGCTGGTGAAACACACTTCAGAACTTGCCAATGAGGGAGCTCCGACCAAACCAAAGAAAACTATAGGCAAAATAAAGGTGCAAGGTAAAGTGCATGATAGTCATTAAAGCCTCATTATTCAGGTGGCATGTGACAAGGGATGTGATCTAAAGATTTTTTATCGTGCAGTGCGGAAAGTGAAGATGGGGCTGGATCCACCAACGGGCTGTAATATTTTAGCTTTAAGACCACCTGCTGTAACCCTAGAAACCATCAAGTATCAATTTTCCAGCTTTCAGTCAGCAGTAGCCTCTGGATGGCATGCTTTGCATAAAATTCGTGTTGCACCACGAATACCTCCAAACAGTTCTCTATCAAGACAAAGCATGGCATATGTGCATGCAAGCACCCAGTACATCAAGCAGGTGTCCAAAGTTCTAAAAGCGGGTGTAACAACCCTGCGCAGCAGTTCATCATCTTATGAAGTGGTGCAAGGTAATGCCTGTACTTATAAATTATGCTTTTGAACGTACCTGTGGAAACAACTTTTACGTGATTAGTTTTCCATATTGAAAGTAGATGCTATTTAGGTTGTTGTTAATTGTATTAGAATAAGTaacaattgattaattattgtTGAAGTTTTTTTAGTTCTGCTCCTTGAGTACATAAGCTATATTTACAATGAGCCCTTGAACATGTGCTCTTCCACTGATGGGTTGAGCATATGCATTCCTTGTTCATATTTATACTGGATCTTAAAATCTTTTGTCcacttaaattttattttcatgttattCCCCTGGTGAATCCCTTCTTTTGCTGTCATCAGAAACGTACCCATGTTTACTAAGACTGAAAAGTTTAGCTGAGGAAGATGCCGTCAAAATGCAGGCTGGATCAGGAGAAACTCatgttttgtatgttatttgcTCATGTATCATTCTGCAGTTAGGAATCTTGTTCAGAAAATTACTGACAACTTTACAGTTTTCCAGATGGTCTTGGTGATGATCTAATTATTGAAGTTCAGGATTCCAATGGAAAGCATATTGGTCGTGCTCTCCTGCAAATAGCTGCCATTACTGATAACCCAgtaaaatttcttttgagcCTGAGAATAATTTGAGTTTAACAGTAATTAAACTATGCTGTCTCGTAGTCAAAATTTATACGAAAGTTGAATGCAGGCAGATAAATTACGTTGGTGGTCTATTTATCGTGAGCCTGAACATGAACTCGTGGGCAAAATTCAACTTTACGTAAATTACTCAGCAAGTGCAGATGACAATAGTCACCCAAAGGTATGTTATTAAATAAAGTGCctgttgtgtgtgtgttttaATAGATTGCTTAAGTCAACTTTTCTTCCCCTTCCTTTAGCCATGTGGCCCATgtaacttttttcattttaagtaTTCCACTCTTTTTCCATCATTTGATAATGCACCGAGTCCCCATGAAGTCACCAAATCTAGTAAAAACAGATCTTACCCAATTGTTTTGATTGCACTTTTCTGATTTCTGAGCTTCTTCATGATTTTAAGAAGCAGTATTCTTCAAGCTGATCTCAATTAGCTCTCTTTGGCCTATTTGTGCTTGGTCTGAACTTGTTATCAAGAAGAAATGTTTTAGGAAATCTTAAAATCTCAAGGAAGAATTTgcttttaaattatttgaagtTTGAACATACCATAAATATTATCTTTTTGTTTGTTCCTAGTGCGGTTCTGTGGCAGAAACAGTAGCATACGACTTAGTTCTTGAGGTTTCCATGAAAGTTCAGCATTTTCAACAGAGGAACCTTTTGTTGCATGGATCCTGGAAATGGCTTTTGACAGAGTTTGCATCATACTATGGCATTTCAGAAGTATATACCAGATTAAGGTAACAGGGCTATGTTAAGTTAAGTTAATTACTTATTCTACTAAAATGGCTGACAAGTGTCACCGTGAATGTAGTTATTCACCATTCACCATATGATGAATATTGATTGTAGCTTATACATGTTAAGCTATTAACGTACCTTCATTATGGTTAATAGATATCTTTCGTATATCATGGATGTGGCCACACCAACAGCTGACTGCCTAACTTTGGTGTATGACTTGCTCATGCCTGTTGTTATGAAGGGCCATGACAAGAGTACGTTGAGTCATCAAGAGGTAGTAAATCGAGCTTCCCAGCTCAAACCAGtggatttttttcttattacttATTTTATATGCCAATGTTGTATATGACAACATTTTGCAAATCTTGTTGGTTGCCTCTCAGAACCGAATT
This region includes:
- the LOC120086439 gene encoding uncharacterized protein LOC120086439, whose translation is MFTEGLDKSALRWVREKDDTFSTSNLRYRADPIAGVGVGTGARGFGLPPPSNFRSGHLPASAIPVSRAISGRVDDSASASENDMSTDSEEDVYGVRYSLDSSPQHNRVPNRSTYRYGNSLQGRSNNGSDYFFSDVSSSRETLVGGHRQMADRMTSKNGRYPTKQNGFTEDDSSDSAASSEFSTTQVGGSINGAMPRNRTSMASEGYSSSLPSRVNVGNAPKKDLQNGRFSDDDDEDDIPSAPPFFASSQEIKQCAEKSQDVKFDGTRDHKAPSGVAVPQGNKSSDQFVRPVNSEAAGSSGSARLPTFNASALGPWHAVIAYDACVRLCLHAWAMENMEAPMFLENECAVLRDAFGLRQILLQSEDELLVKHTSELANEGAPTKPKKTIGKIKVQVRKVKMGLDPPTGCNILALRPPAVTLETIKYQFSSFQSAVASGWHALHKIRVAPRIPPNSSLSRQSMAYVHASTQYIKQVSKVLKAGVTTLRSSSSSYEVVQETYPCLLRLKSLAEEDAVKMQAGSGETHVFFPDGLGDDLIIEVQDSNGKHIGRALLQIAAITDNPADKLRWWSIYREPEHELVGKIQLYVNYSASADDNSHPKCGSVAETVAYDLVLEVSMKVQHFQQRNLLLHGSWKWLLTEFASYYGISEVYTRLRYLSYIMDVATPTADCLTLVYDLLMPVVMKGHDKSTLSHQENRILGETRDQIEQILALVFENYKSLDEATLSGLMEIYRPATGVAAPALEPAVKLYTLLHDILSPEVQTSLCHYFQVAVKKRSRRHLSETDEYMGNSNEGSLVDMVTMSTAYQKMKSVCLDIRGEIFSDIEIHNQHILPSFVDLPNLSASIYSTELCSRLRSFLIACPPTGPSPSVAELVIATADFQRDLARWNISPVKGGVDAKELFHLYILVWIQDKRLSLLETCKLDKVKWSGVRTQHSTTPFVDEMYDRLKETLSDYEIFICRWPEYTFVLEQAIADVEKAIVEALDKQYADVLAPLKENLAPKKFGLKYVQKLAKRSVSSYTVPDELGILLNSMKRMLDVLRPKIETQFKLWGSCIPEGGNVIPGERLSEVTVMLRAKFRNYLQAVVEKLIENTKLQSATKLKKILQDSKEAVIESEIRSRMQPLKDQLSNTINHLHTVFESHVFIALCRGYWDRMGRDVLSFMENRRDNRSWYRGSRIAVSVLDDTFASQMQQLLGNSLQEKDLEPPTSITEVRSMLCKD